A window of the Egibacter rhizosphaerae genome harbors these coding sequences:
- a CDS encoding ribonuclease H family protein, with the protein MTEPLVCTDCGASFTLPDRVVAQYPNWRPARCRRCHGRRAGGSGGADPKGAPSKQGGARRRGGSREADRTTAEVLEHFDEGPDTGVFTDGAADPNPGPGGWGAVYVLEGEIVDEACGSEAHTTNNRMELTALIAGYDLVPPGEAVTVFTDSRLAVDTITKWAPGWKARGWRRKNGEVENLDLVKALYERATARPEIELRWIRGHAGSRWNEYADALATAYRRSER; encoded by the coding sequence ATGACCGAACCGCTCGTCTGCACCGACTGCGGGGCCTCGTTCACCCTGCCGGACCGGGTGGTCGCGCAGTACCCGAACTGGCGCCCCGCGCGCTGTCGGCGGTGCCACGGTCGACGCGCCGGCGGCTCCGGCGGCGCGGATCCCAAGGGGGCCCCCAGCAAGCAGGGTGGCGCGCGTCGGCGCGGTGGCAGCCGGGAAGCCGACCGCACGACCGCGGAGGTCCTCGAGCACTTCGACGAGGGGCCCGACACCGGTGTCTTCACCGACGGGGCGGCGGACCCGAACCCCGGGCCCGGGGGTTGGGGGGCCGTCTACGTCCTCGAGGGCGAGATCGTCGACGAGGCCTGCGGGTCGGAGGCGCACACCACGAACAACCGAATGGAGCTCACGGCGCTCATCGCCGGCTACGACCTCGTGCCCCCGGGCGAGGCCGTGACCGTGTTCACCGACAGCCGCCTGGCGGTCGACACCATCACGAAGTGGGCGCCGGGTTGGAAGGCGCGGGGGTGGCGCCGCAAGAACGGCGAGGTCGAGAATCTCGACCTCGTGAAGGCCCTGTACGAGCGCGCGACGGCCCGCCCCGAGATCGAGCTGCGATGGATCCGTGGCCACGCCGGCTCGCGCTGGAACGAGTACGCGGACGCCCTCGCGACGGCCTACCGCCGAAGCGAACGTTAG
- a CDS encoding DUF4193 family protein has translation MSTPDDIGDEEFTDLDQEDELSGLEQIDKIDELPDSEDTDTTTEDEESDEGSTSTADDSDDLDDDDAPEEEEESLDVILAREQDLEEEFATVGEAPRSSPTNIPAGEDEFTCLSCFLVKRQAQLADPEEQICFDCV, from the coding sequence ATGTCGACACCCGACGACATCGGCGACGAAGAGTTCACTGACCTCGACCAGGAGGATGAACTCAGCGGTCTGGAGCAGATCGACAAGATCGACGAGCTCCCCGACAGCGAGGACACGGACACGACCACCGAGGACGAGGAGTCCGACGAAGGATCCACGAGCACCGCCGACGACAGCGACGATCTCGATGACGACGACGCCCCCGAGGAGGAGGAGGAGTCGCTCGACGTCATCCTTGCGCGGGAGCAGGACCTCGAGGAGGAGTTCGCGACGGTCGGGGAGGCACCCCGCTCCTCACCGACGAACATCCCGGCCGGCGAGGACGAGTTCACGTGTCTGTCCTGCTTCCTCGTGAAGCGTCAGGCGCAGCTCGCCGATCCCGAGGAGCAGATCTGCTTTGACTGCGTATGA
- a CDS encoding acyl-CoA dehydrogenase family protein, translating to MVTGTRPGADTDRHTALLARVHEFVRERVAPRAEADEARGRFPRDLFDEAATLGLAGFPFDRGEGGGGAPTPVTLGAIEALASGALALGMGLSVHHLATGVVLRHAHPGPREMILPDLLTGRRLAAYSLSEPQSGSDAAALDTRAERDGDAYVLTGTKAWVTHAGAADVYVVLCRTSNDRTRGISAFLVTADTPGLHFPPPERKMGLAASPTGQLVLDGARVPADHLLGEEGEGFPIALRALDGGRLGIAACAVGVAQAALDRAVDHAREREQFGQSISDFQGVQFMLADMAAAVAAARALFHDAATRRDRGESYGQLAAMAKLTATDGAMRVTTDAVQLLGGAGCRADEPVQRWFRETKVLQILEGTNQIQRLVIARGLLDPR from the coding sequence GTGGTGACCGGTACCCGGCCAGGCGCCGACACCGACCGACACACCGCCCTGCTCGCGCGCGTGCACGAGTTCGTGCGCGAGCGGGTCGCGCCGCGCGCCGAGGCTGACGAGGCGCGCGGGCGGTTCCCCCGTGACCTCTTCGACGAGGCCGCGACCCTCGGCCTCGCGGGGTTCCCGTTCGATCGTGGCGAGGGGGGAGGAGGCGCGCCGACCCCGGTGACGCTCGGCGCGATCGAGGCCCTCGCGAGCGGCGCCCTCGCGCTCGGGATGGGACTGTCGGTCCACCACCTCGCCACGGGCGTGGTGCTCCGCCACGCCCACCCTGGCCCGCGCGAGATGATCCTGCCCGACCTGCTCACCGGTCGCCGTCTCGCCGCGTACTCCCTCTCGGAGCCCCAATCGGGCTCGGACGCGGCCGCGCTCGACACGCGCGCGGAGCGGGACGGTGATGCGTACGTGCTCACCGGCACGAAGGCGTGGGTCACCCATGCCGGGGCGGCCGACGTCTACGTCGTGCTGTGCCGGACGAGCAACGATCGGACGCGCGGCATCAGCGCGTTCCTCGTCACCGCCGACACGCCGGGCCTCCACTTCCCACCGCCGGAACGCAAGATGGGACTCGCGGCCTCGCCCACCGGCCAGCTCGTGCTCGACGGCGCGCGGGTCCCCGCCGATCACCTCCTCGGCGAGGAGGGCGAGGGCTTCCCGATCGCCCTTCGGGCCCTCGACGGGGGGCGGCTGGGGATCGCGGCGTGCGCGGTCGGGGTCGCTCAGGCCGCGCTCGACCGTGCCGTCGACCATGCACGGGAACGCGAGCAGTTCGGCCAGTCGATCAGCGACTTCCAAGGGGTCCAGTTCATGCTCGCGGACATGGCCGCCGCAGTGGCCGCCGCGCGCGCCCTCTTCCACGACGCCGCGACCCGCCGCGACAGGGGGGAGTCCTACGGCCAGCTCGCCGCGATGGCCAAGCTCACCGCGACCGACGGGGCGATGCGCGTCACCACCGACGCGGTCCAGCTGTTGGGGGGAGCCGGCTGCCGCGCGGACGAGCCCGTCCAACGATGGTTCCGCGAGACCAAGGTGCTGCAGATCCTGGAGGGCACCAACCAGATCCAGCGGCTCGTGATCGCCCGCGGCCTGCTCGATCCACGATGA
- a CDS encoding DEAD/DEAH box helicase has protein sequence MSDPDRFAARYAHPLDDFQDAGITALHEGRSVLVAAPTGAGKTVVGEYGVWRALDRGRRCFYTTPIKALSNQKYGDLCREHGEGRVGLLTGDHSINGDAPVVVMTTEVLRNMLYERSRALDGLDTVVLDEVHYLADRERGAVWEETIVQLAADVQLACLSATVSNAEEFGAWLAATRDGCDVVISERRPVPLAHHYAVNDRIEPIFKAGKQGGQGRKGAKAAREAAAAEARGGVPNPDLVMLERRAQQRGRRGRGPGGGTKLLPPRRSDLVASLRERRWLPAIVFVFSRAGCDGAVGQLVGDGVRLTSKEEREEIRAIVDDRAADLERADLDVLDFGPWREALAHGIASHHAGMVPLFRETVEELFVRGLVKVCFATETLALGINMPARTVVIERLEKWDGQQHVLLSPGQFTQLTGRAGRRGLDERGHAVVLHQRDVDFTTVASLVGRRVEPLISRFQPSYNMAVNLLRRHDRAGAEQLLEASFAQWQARNRVVDDEARIERNREALEGYAENLVSDYGDFPDYWGLRRELSRLEKAGAKARREARQRAITEALADLAPGEVVRPPGRRDDTPVAVVRVIWTKSGTPLAEAVTTDRKLVRLGPRELDGPPERVGRVPLPHAGGPRQPAYRKQVANALRQVETAPRVGSPGDAGNGDTLPETDAEEAERQARIAELRESIGEHPVHHDPARSEIEVWAHRYDELERDTAKIERRVARHTHSLVDTFRRIVGVLGDHGYLDGPQEAPRPTDDGLALAALHLEADLLLAECLRAGLLTDLDPAELAAVASVFVHETRMKDPPPVASPTARVDEVLDAIDERWQRLSEHEQAAGLPVTREPDPGFVEVVHRWARGAHLDAALDGSELTPGDFVRGTKRVADLLRQLRDADTGLASPSQAAHRAIVRGVVAADL, from the coding sequence ATGAGTGATCCCGACCGCTTCGCCGCGCGCTACGCACACCCCCTCGACGACTTCCAGGACGCCGGCATCACGGCACTGCACGAGGGTCGCAGCGTGCTGGTCGCCGCCCCCACGGGCGCCGGGAAGACGGTGGTGGGGGAGTACGGGGTGTGGCGTGCCCTCGATCGGGGCCGCCGCTGCTTCTACACGACGCCCATCAAGGCGCTGTCGAACCAGAAGTACGGCGACCTGTGCCGCGAGCACGGCGAGGGCCGAGTCGGCTTGCTGACCGGTGATCACTCGATCAACGGGGACGCGCCGGTCGTTGTGATGACCACCGAGGTGCTGCGCAACATGCTCTACGAGCGGTCGCGCGCCCTCGACGGGCTCGACACCGTGGTGCTCGACGAGGTCCACTACCTCGCCGACCGCGAGCGCGGCGCGGTCTGGGAGGAGACGATCGTCCAACTCGCCGCCGACGTGCAGCTGGCCTGCTTGTCGGCCACTGTCTCCAACGCGGAGGAGTTCGGGGCCTGGCTCGCGGCCACCCGCGACGGCTGCGACGTCGTCATCAGCGAGCGTCGCCCCGTGCCACTGGCCCACCACTACGCGGTGAACGACCGGATCGAGCCGATCTTCAAGGCCGGCAAACAGGGCGGGCAGGGACGGAAGGGCGCGAAAGCCGCTCGCGAGGCGGCCGCCGCCGAGGCACGCGGGGGCGTCCCGAACCCGGACCTCGTCATGCTGGAGCGACGCGCCCAGCAGCGCGGCCGGCGGGGCCGTGGTCCCGGCGGAGGCACGAAGCTGTTGCCGCCGCGTCGCAGCGACCTCGTCGCGTCCCTGCGCGAGCGCCGGTGGTTGCCGGCGATCGTGTTCGTGTTCAGCCGAGCGGGCTGCGACGGGGCGGTCGGCCAGTTGGTGGGCGACGGGGTGCGCCTCACCTCGAAGGAGGAGCGTGAGGAGATCCGCGCGATCGTCGACGACCGGGCCGCGGACCTCGAGCGGGCCGACCTCGACGTGCTCGACTTCGGCCCGTGGCGCGAGGCGCTCGCCCACGGCATCGCGAGCCATCACGCGGGCATGGTCCCCCTGTTCCGCGAGACCGTCGAGGAGCTGTTCGTCCGGGGACTCGTGAAGGTGTGCTTCGCGACCGAGACCCTCGCCCTGGGCATCAACATGCCCGCACGCACGGTGGTGATCGAGCGACTCGAGAAGTGGGACGGTCAGCAACACGTGCTGTTGAGCCCCGGCCAGTTCACCCAACTCACCGGGAGGGCGGGGCGGCGCGGTCTCGACGAGCGCGGGCACGCCGTCGTGCTGCACCAGCGCGACGTCGACTTCACGACCGTCGCGAGCCTCGTCGGGCGTCGCGTCGAGCCACTGATCAGCCGTTTCCAGCCGTCGTACAACATGGCGGTGAACCTGCTGCGCCGTCACGACCGCGCGGGCGCGGAGCAGCTGCTCGAGGCCTCGTTCGCGCAGTGGCAGGCGCGCAACCGGGTCGTCGACGACGAGGCACGCATCGAGCGCAACCGCGAGGCCCTGGAGGGCTACGCGGAGAACCTCGTCTCGGACTACGGGGACTTCCCCGACTACTGGGGGCTGCGCCGAGAGCTCAGCCGCCTCGAGAAGGCCGGCGCCAAGGCGCGTCGCGAGGCGCGGCAACGGGCGATCACCGAGGCGCTGGCCGACCTCGCCCCCGGGGAGGTCGTGCGACCCCCCGGTCGCAGGGACGACACGCCCGTCGCGGTGGTACGGGTGATCTGGACGAAGTCGGGCACGCCATTGGCCGAAGCGGTCACGACCGATCGCAAGCTGGTCCGCTTGGGCCCGCGGGAGCTCGACGGGCCGCCCGAGCGCGTCGGCAGGGTCCCGCTGCCACACGCCGGAGGACCCCGCCAGCCCGCCTACCGCAAACAGGTCGCGAACGCGCTCCGACAGGTGGAGACGGCGCCCCGCGTCGGGTCCCCGGGGGACGCCGGGAACGGCGACACCCTGCCCGAGACCGATGCGGAGGAGGCCGAACGGCAAGCCCGTATCGCGGAGCTCCGCGAGTCGATCGGCGAGCACCCGGTGCATCACGACCCGGCCCGATCGGAGATCGAGGTGTGGGCGCACCGCTACGACGAGCTGGAGCGGGACACGGCCAAGATCGAGCGGCGCGTCGCTCGCCACACGCACTCGCTCGTGGACACGTTCCGCCGCATCGTGGGCGTTCTCGGTGACCACGGGTACCTCGACGGCCCGCAGGAGGCTCCACGGCCGACCGACGATGGGCTGGCGCTCGCGGCCCTGCATCTCGAGGCGGACCTGCTGCTCGCGGAGTGTCTGCGTGCCGGGCTGCTCACCGACCTGGATCCGGCCGAGCTCGCCGCGGTCGCGAGCGTGTTCGTCCACGAGACCCGCATGAAGGACCCCCCGCCGGTGGCCTCGCCCACGGCACGGGTCGACGAGGTCCTCGACGCGATCGACGAGCGATGGCAGCGGCTCTCGGAACACGAGCAGGCGGCCGGGCTCCCGGTCACGCGCGAACCCGACCCCGGCTTCGTGGAGGTGGTGCACCGTTGGGCGCGCGGCGCGCACCTCGACGCGGCGCTCGACGGCAGCGAGCTCACCCCCGGGGACTTCGTCCGTGGCACGAAGCGGGTCGCCGACCTACTTCGGCAGCTACGCGACGCCGACACCGGCCTCGCCAGCCCGTCCCAAGCCGCCCATCGAGCCATCGTGCGCGGCGTCGTCGCCGCGGACCTCTAG
- a CDS encoding M24 family metallopeptidase, with protein MAHVPLDRTAAAMERAGIDALLVGPGADLQYLTGYHALPLERLTLLVARADGAHHLVVPRLEVARAEDAGLPDNLRLAVHDETDDPYALVAGLLDGAGDRLAIGDRLWGMFVLGLQQALPGASWRLASEVTAQLRMRKTAAEVDALRRAGRAIDRVHEACPEILRPGRSEAECAREIADRIVAEGHDDVRFVIVASGPNGASPHHESGDRILAEGDPVVVDIGGSVDGYCSDCTRNYLVGETGEPEGYREAHRVLEDAQRVATEAVRPGVAVGEIDRVARAHLADAGYGDYFIHRTGHGIGLEEHEEPYLVEGRESALEPGMAFSIEPGIYIPDRFGMRIEDIVVVTDDGAEVLNRLDRAPRRTQPAVAARAH; from the coding sequence GTGGCCCACGTCCCGCTCGACCGCACCGCGGCCGCGATGGAACGGGCGGGCATCGACGCCCTCCTCGTGGGGCCCGGTGCCGACCTGCAGTACCTCACCGGGTACCACGCGCTGCCGCTCGAACGCCTCACGCTGCTCGTCGCCCGCGCCGACGGCGCACACCATCTCGTGGTGCCGCGATTGGAGGTCGCTCGCGCCGAGGATGCCGGGCTCCCGGACAACCTGCGACTCGCCGTCCACGACGAGACCGACGACCCGTACGCGCTCGTCGCCGGGTTGCTCGACGGCGCGGGCGACCGCCTCGCCATCGGCGACCGCCTCTGGGGCATGTTCGTGCTCGGCCTGCAGCAGGCGTTGCCCGGTGCCTCCTGGCGCCTGGCTTCGGAGGTCACCGCGCAGCTGCGGATGCGCAAGACGGCCGCGGAGGTCGACGCTCTCCGCCGAGCGGGTCGCGCGATCGACCGGGTTCACGAGGCGTGTCCCGAGATCCTGCGCCCGGGACGCAGCGAGGCCGAGTGCGCCCGCGAGATCGCGGACCGCATCGTCGCGGAGGGTCACGACGACGTGCGGTTCGTCATCGTGGCGAGCGGCCCAAACGGCGCCAGCCCGCACCACGAGAGCGGCGATCGGATCCTCGCCGAAGGGGATCCGGTGGTCGTCGACATCGGGGGCTCGGTCGACGGCTACTGCTCGGACTGCACGCGCAACTACCTCGTGGGCGAGACCGGGGAGCCGGAGGGCTACCGCGAGGCCCACCGGGTGCTCGAGGATGCCCAGCGTGTCGCCACCGAGGCCGTGCGCCCCGGCGTCGCGGTGGGCGAGATCGACCGCGTCGCCCGCGCCCACCTCGCGGACGCGGGCTACGGCGACTACTTCATCCACCGCACCGGCCACGGGATCGGCCTGGAGGAGCACGAGGAGCCCTACCTGGTCGAGGGCCGGGAGTCAGCGCTCGAACCGGGGATGGCCTTCAGCATCGAGCCGGGCATCTACATCCCGGACCGCTTCGGGATGCGCATCGAGGACATCGTCGTCGTGACCGACGACGGCGCCGAAGTGCTCAACCGCCTGGACCGCGCACCCCGCCGCACGCAGCCGGCGGTAGCCGCGCGAGCCCACTGA
- a CDS encoding diacylglycerol/lipid kinase family protein, translated as MSRPGPFRLLVNPTAGAGRARAVASALRDELGARGADADIIEEADRAGTERAARKSLDEGWRHLVAVGGDGTVQAVVNGMVADDQPVAEDAVLGIVPAGHGGDYARTFGLSLPPKQAVGRLLDPTTMSADLGVAETTNEDGGTARRYFVNLAEVGYGAEVAHLASRLPRRLGRVRYLLAAWGAIRGVDRQPTVVEIRHGQQTVDLVDLVIAKGQFFGGGMRVAPRALPDSGRFNVLAFTGQRSQVFTLTPQLYRGGHLPHPEIREWQSPFVAVPEPAGRRVEADGELLGRTPARFSLLPGILRISV; from the coding sequence ATGAGCCGGCCGGGCCCGTTCCGCCTGCTCGTCAACCCCACTGCGGGGGCCGGGCGCGCGCGGGCGGTCGCCTCGGCGCTGCGCGACGAACTCGGCGCCCGCGGGGCCGACGCGGACATCATCGAGGAGGCCGATCGGGCGGGCACCGAGCGAGCCGCCCGCAAGAGCCTCGACGAGGGCTGGCGGCACCTGGTCGCCGTCGGGGGCGACGGCACCGTCCAAGCGGTCGTGAACGGCATGGTGGCCGACGACCAGCCCGTCGCCGAGGACGCGGTGCTCGGCATCGTGCCCGCCGGGCACGGGGGGGACTACGCCCGAACGTTCGGGCTGAGCCTCCCCCCGAAGCAGGCGGTCGGGCGGCTCCTGGACCCGACGACCATGAGCGCCGACCTCGGCGTCGCCGAGACCACGAACGAGGACGGCGGTACGGCGCGGCGGTACTTCGTGAACCTCGCCGAGGTCGGGTACGGCGCGGAGGTCGCCCACCTCGCGAGCCGTCTGCCGCGCCGCCTCGGCCGCGTGCGCTACCTGCTCGCCGCGTGGGGCGCGATCAGGGGGGTCGACCGGCAACCCACCGTCGTGGAGATCCGCCACGGCCAGCAGACCGTCGACCTGGTCGACCTCGTCATCGCGAAGGGCCAGTTCTTCGGGGGCGGGATGCGCGTGGCCCCGCGCGCGCTGCCCGACAGCGGTCGGTTCAACGTCCTCGCCTTCACGGGTCAGCGGAGCCAGGTCTTCACGCTGACCCCCCAGCTGTATCGGGGCGGCCACCTGCCCCACCCCGAGATCCGTGAATGGCAGTCCCCGTTCGTGGCGGTGCCGGAGCCGGCCGGACGGCGGGTGGAGGCCGACGGCGAGCTCCTGGGCAGGACGCCCGCCCGCTTCTCGTTGCTCCCCGGGATCCTGCGCATCTCGGTGTAG